In Callospermophilus lateralis isolate mCalLat2 chromosome 4, mCalLat2.hap1, whole genome shotgun sequence, one genomic interval encodes:
- the Tomm22 gene encoding mitochondrial import receptor subunit TOM22 homolog, whose amino-acid sequence MAAAAAAAAGAGEPLSPDELLPKGDAEKTEEELEEDDDDELDETLSERLWGLTEMFPERVRSAAGATFDLSLFVAQKMYRFSRAALWIGTTSFMILVLPVVFETEKLQMEQQQQLQQRQILLGPNTGLSGGMPGALPSLPGKI is encoded by the exons ATGGCTGCCgccgccgctgctgctgccggcgcTGGGGAGCCGCTGTCCCCCGATGAATTGCTCCCGAAAGGCGACGCGGAGAAAACTGAGGAAGAGTTGGAAGAGGACGATGACGACGAG CTAGATGAGACCCTGTCTGAGAGACTCTGGGGTCTGACGGAGATGTTCCCGGAGAGGGTCCGGTCCGCGGCCGGAGCCACTTTTGATCTCTCCCTCTTCGTGGCTCAAAAAATGTACAG GTTTTCCAGGGCAGCCTTGTGGATTGGGACCACTTCCTTTATGATACTGGTTCTTCCTGTTGTCTTTGAGACTGAGAAGTTACAAATGGAGCAACAGCAGCAACTGCAACAGCGGCAG atacttCTAGGGCCTAACACAGGGCTGTCAGGAGGAATGCCAGGGGCTCTGCCTTCACTTCCTGGAAAGATCTAG
- the Josd1 gene encoding josephin-1, with the protein MSCMPWKGDKAKSESLELPQAAPPQIYHEKQRRELCALHALNNVFQDSNAFTRETLQEIFQRLSPNTMVTPHKKSMLGNGNYDVNVIMAALQTKGYEAVWWDKRRDVGVIALTNVMGFIMNLPSSLCWGPLKLPLKRQHWICVREVGGAYYNLDSKLKNPEWIGGESELRKFLKHHLRGKNCELLLVVAEEVEAHQSWRADV; encoded by the exons atgagttgtATGCCATGGAAAGGAGACAAGGCGAAATCTGAATCCTTGGAGCTGCCCCAGGCAGCACCCCCACAAATCTACCATGAGAAACAACGTAGGGAGCTTTGTGCCCTCCATGCCCTCAATAATGTCTTCCAGGACAGCAACGCCTTCACGAGGGAAACACTGCAAGAGATTTTCCAGAG GTTGTCTCCAAACACCATGGTGACACCCCACAAGAAGAGCATGCTGGGAAATGGGAATTATGATGTGAACGTCATTATGGCAGCTCTTCAGACCAAAGGCTATGAAGCTGTTTGGTGGGACAAGCGCAG GGATGTTGGTGTTATTGCTCTCACGAATGTCATGGGGTTCATCATGAATCTTCCCTCCAGCCTGTGCTGGGGTCCACTCAAGTTGCCTCTCAAAAGGCAGCACTGGATCTGTGTTCGAGAGGTGGGCGGGGCCTACTACAACCTCGACTCTAAGCTCAAGAATCCTGAGTGGATTGGAGGCGAGAGCGAGCTCAG GAAATTTCTAAAACATCATTTGCGAGGAAAGAACTGTGAACTCCTGCTGGTGGTAGCAGAGGAGGTGGAGGCCCATCAGAGTTGGAGAGCTGATGTGTAG